The following are encoded together in the Zingiber officinale cultivar Zhangliang chromosome 8A, Zo_v1.1, whole genome shotgun sequence genome:
- the LOC122011316 gene encoding disease resistance protein RGA2-like has product MPVFRELQHLLLQVLPSSSLMAQGRLLCIQNHLAMVCDSLWTINSMIVISEMGMMHNNYFKNWPGFNLLDVPVEFADWERDVAVAVIDAGELLSRIMDWEASLHRSIVGNTQQVNFRHVILVELKEMLCSLNSLVLRGSSMGLRRDPMGSMNPLREDYSIVLKNEVVGRDEDLEKIIAILERQLVSSNNNGDDNNPFVIVIVGKGGVGKTTLAHMIYHHTWVCQQFHHRIWVDLPLFSTFKMINIIGDEFVRSINKEEYCDQKLHLDLPLPAMWEYINEQFCGSRYLLVLHCENLVSLMQPAEWNELKNILLRVGGPGSGVLIIDKSSTQSALRDMSFLNGMKDIITYRLNPLSVDALVELFKRQAATTIPSSKQHKSKKDARIFRNYFPSQTFGVKVFRSLSQNIPTTFVTEFLNDIYMVRNFPLVIVRLHQYHQLLNVDNDYDVILHMLTAEYLIPTEGLERGWIQLYARSLSDINRIVLALRLSRMVYLHMKVPEDSTTISRYCRYLCLKINHRAIPFRLPTMPIEVSNKLIILILREHEEATQEDVEEITLQVYKKRSMKATTAISKFLNKMSVRLVHLHMLVVETGMIQRLPDEVSKLVNLRYLHLSKLKMELLPKSLFDLPNLRILSLLRCQKLQKIPEQIHQLKKLQILKLAYCTKLQRLPKSITRLKNLEVIDVEGCCWLNKLLDDLVSFKSLRIRNVTRCASLSQIPHGIEQSIDLRKLSGIFVGVDGGFVLAQLQTLTNLQEIRLRNLERAEKTQAEVLMGQQSLRDLSLHWGGEEANESSESATPLQVLKALRPSVHLKSLEIMSYKGVEFPGWMSEQQLARFDSLVEVRLINLRRCATLPSLGQLPCLEKLEISGMDLIAHIEDTFYGDGGTFSMLRELTFSEMLALEKLSVPERKDADFFPNFSQLTLVQCPKLQEIDLHNCSTMRIWLNNETIWSAKYYNWDNLQDLRIIEIVGCQELWCLPQGIRSLKYLYGMTINSCNNLTTLVALDSLIELNIYACPLLAFNLEAFTRLGRLTIKGCPKMQIYHDVWKKKEEKR; this is encoded by the coding sequence ATGCCGGTGTTCCGCGAATTGCAGCATCTATTGCTGCAGGTGCTGCCATCGTCTTCCCTGATGGCACAAGGTCGCTTGCTGTGTATCCAAAACCACTTGGCCATGGTCTGTGATAGCCTTTGGACTATCAATTCAATGATCGTTATCTCTGAGATGGGAATGATGcataacaattattttaaaaattggccTGGGTTTAATTTGTTAGATGTGCCTGTAGAATTTGCAGATTGGGAGAGAGATGTGGCTGTAGCAGTTATAGATGCGGGAGAGTTGCTCAGTAGAATCATGGATTGGGAAGCAAGTTTGCATCGTTCCATCGTGGGCAACACCCAACAGGTAAACTTTCGCCATGTTATTCTAGTAGAGCTGAAAGAGATGTTGTGCAGCTTGAATTCTCTTGTGCTGAGAGGATCTTCAATGGGTCTTCGGAGGGACCCTATGGGTTCTATGAACCCACTCCGAGAAGACTACTCAATTGTCCTAAAAAATGAGGTTGTGGGTAGAGACGAAGATCTAGAGAAAATCATTGCAATCTTGGAACGACAACTAGTATCATCCAACAATAATGGCGATGATAACAACCCGTTTGTAATTGTCATAGTTGGCAAAGGAGGAGTTGGGAAGACGACTTTGGCACATATGATCTACCACCACACTTGGGTTTGCCAACAATTTCATCATCGCATTTGGGTGGATCTACCCCTCTTTTCGACATTCAAGATGATTAATATAATTGGAGACGAATTTGTAAGGTCCATAAACAAGGAAGAATATTGTGATCAGAAATTACATCTAGACTTGCCGCTACCAGCCATGTGGGAATATATTAATGAACAATTCTGTGGTAGTAGATACTTGTTGGTGCTTCATTGTGAAAATTTGGTTAGTTTGATGCAACCAGCTGAGTGGAATGAATTGAAAAACATCTTATTGCGTGTGGGCGGGCCGGGGAGTGGAGTCTTGATCATCGACAAATCATCAACACAATCAGCTTTAAGAGATATGAGTTTTCTAAATGGGATGAAGGATATTATAACATACCGCTTGAATCCCTTATCGGTGGATGCATTGGTGGAATTATTCAAGAGACAGGCAGCAACGACAATCCCCTCATCGAAGCAGCACAAATCAAAGAAGGATGCACGGATCTTCCGAAATTACTTTCCTAGTCAAACTTTTGGGGTAAAGGTTTTTAGATCGTTAAGCCAGAATATTCCGACAACATTTGTAACTGAGTTTCTTAATGATATTTATATGGTTAGGAATTTTCCACTTGTCATCGTACGATTACACCAATACCATCAACTACTTAATgttgataatgattatgatgtcatcttacACATGTTGACTGCTGAATACCTCATACCAACTGAAGGCCTCGAACGAGGTTGGATTCAACTCTATGCAAGATCTTTAAGCGATATAAACAGGATAGTTCTAGCATTACGGTTATCAAGGATGGTCTACTTGCATATGAAGGTTCCTGAAGATTCAACTACTATTTCAAGGTATTGTCGCTATTTGTGTTTGAAAATTAATCATAGAGCTATACCATTTCGACTACCAACCATGCCAATTGAGGTGAGCAATAAACTGATAATATTGATTCTACGAGAACATGAGGAAGCGACACAAGAAGATGTCGAGGAAATAACACTTCAAGTATATAAAAAAAGAAGCATGAAAGCAACAACTGCAATATCAAAGTTCCTAAACAAGATGTCGGTAAGACTCGTACATTTGCATATGTTAGTTGTAGAAACTGGTATGATCCAAAGGCTACCGGATGAAGTTAGCAAGTTGGTTAACTTGAGATACCTCCACCTTTCAAAGCTTAAGATGGAATTACTTCCGAAATCACTTTTTGACCTACCTAATTTGCGAATTTTAAGTTTGCTTCGCTGCCAAAAGCTTCAAAAGATACCTGAACAAATCCATCAGCTTAAGAAGTTGCAGATTTTGAAACTAGCTTATTGCACAAAGCTTCAGCGGTTACCAAAATCTATAACAAGACTTAAAAACTTGGAAGTGATTGATGTGGAAGGTTGTTGTTGGCTCAACAAACTCCTAGATGATTTGGTCAGTTTTAAATCACTGAGAATCCGCAATGTCACTAGATGTGCATCCTTGTCTCAAATTCCCCATGGGATTGAACAATCAATTGACCTTCGTAAGTTGTCAGGAATATTTGTCGGTGTCGACGGAGGTTTTGTGCTCGCACAGTTGCAAACTTTAACAAATCTTCAGGAAATAAGATTACGAAACCTAGAACGAGCAGAGAAGACTCAAGCTGAGGTGTTGATGGGCCAACAAAGTCTTCGCGACTTGTCATTGCATTGGGGTGGTGAAGAAGCAAATGAGAGTTCTGAATCAGCTACACCATTGCAGGTACTCAAAGCTCTTCGCCCCAGCGTGCATTTGAAAAGTCTAGAGATCATGTCTTACAAGGGAGTGGAATTTCCTGGTTGGATGAGTGAACAACAACTTGCTCGTTTTGATTCTTTAGTTGAAGTGAGACTCATCAATCTCAGGAGATGTGCTACATTACCATCGCTCGGTCAACTTCCTTGTCTCGAGAAGCTTGAGATAAGTGGCATGGATTTAATAGCACACATAGAAGATACATTTTACGGTGATGGCGGCACATTTTCTATGTTGAGAGAGCTCACTTTTTCAGAAATGCTTGCGCTAGAGAAATTATCTGTACCGGAAAGAAAAGATGCTGATTTTTTTCCAAATTTTAGTCAATTGACACTAGTTCAGTGCCCAAAACTCCAGGAAATAGATCTGCATAATTGTTCTACAATGAGAATATGGTTGAACAATGAGACAATATGGTCTGCTAAATATTACA